A region of Lycium barbarum isolate Lr01 chromosome 3, ASM1917538v2, whole genome shotgun sequence DNA encodes the following proteins:
- the LOC132632613 gene encoding uncharacterized protein LOC132632613 has product MAGKEKEESENQFVWDETCQLYYHASTGFYHDPQAGWYYSCNDGLYYKFENGTYVPIESFQDGCGEMNSCESIAPAESNKDADISISGENVAQTMEPHSTEFSEEQLEDTNCKLPENPPPPSEWLEDTLIELYLANYSTQAANSTSDVTVAPEINDTDHTHMSEAGNGITYELEEGEWIPDDWTNSADPIANDWTDSADPIDDDMDEGICLEEENWRAQYGQVERPFEDSLSHIRAVDLWDWSVVKKIRKGRKRRVARLVGRLVKPTAKLHPSMPSSGHLLKTAPVCEVHLDLVRVSSGQVYRLRNPSTKYLASLSNYDSSNPTKDWRFPQMSINRETQTCSPVTERDKPISIGLPGEEDVSLPLEISVPERDRDHMYRDRAAERRALHGGFGVGPGQKISPNSDDSVPLDATAGPEEALSESLSNSFGAGSYARRILENMGWKEGETLGCSNKGLIEPLQATGNKGSAGLGWNDERRKQTMYSSK; this is encoded by the exons ATGGCGGGAAAGGAGAAAGAAGAATCCGAAAATCAGTTCGTATGGGATGAAACTTGTCAGCTTTACTACCATGCCAG CACTGGATTTTATCACGATCCTCAAGCAGGTTGGTACTACAGCTGTAATGATGGACTCTATTATAAATTCGAAAATGGTACTTATGTTCCCATCGAGTCCTTTCAG GATGGATGTGGTGAAATGAATAGTTGTGAGAGCATTGCGCCTGCGGAGTCTAACAAAGATGCAGACATCAGTATTTCAGGTGAAAATGTGGCTCAAACAATGGAACCACATTCGACCGAGTTTTCTGAAG AGCAGTTGGAGGATACAAATTGCAAGCTTCCAGAAAACCCACCACCACCCTCAGAGTG GCTCGAAGATACTCTCATTGAACTTTATCTGGCGAATTACTCCACTCAAGCTGCCAATAGTACTTCTGACGTAACAGTGGCTCCAGAAATAAATGACACAGATCACACACATATGTCAGAAGCTG GGAATGGCATCACATATGAACTCGAGGAAGGTGAATGGATACCAGATGACTGGACAAATTCTGCTGATCCAATTGCAAATGACTGGACTGATTCTGCTGATCCAATTGATGATGACATGGATGAAG GCATTTGTTTAGAGGAAGAAAACTGGCGAGCTCAGTATGGTCAAGTTGAACGACCATTTGAAGATTCTCTGTCACATATTCGGGCTGTTGATTTGTGGGATTGGTCAGTGGTTAAAAAGATCAGAAAAGGTCGAAAAAGAAGGGTGGCAAGGCTGGTAGGACGACTGGTGAAGCCCACTGCTAAGCTGCATCCATCAATGCCCTCGAGTGGCCATCTTCTTAAAACGGCTCCAGTATGTGAAGTCCATCTTGATCTGGTACGAGTTTCATCAG GTCAGGTGTACAGGTTGAGAAATCCTAGCACAAAATATTTGGCTTCTTTGTCTAATTATGATTCTTCCAACCCAACGAAAGATTGGCGCTTTCCGCAAATGTCAATCAACAGAGAAACCCAGACGTGCTCACCAGTCACTGAAAGAGATAAACCCATAAGCATTGGACTCCCTGGAGAGGAGGATGTGTCTCTGCCACTGGAGATCAGTGTGCCTGAAAGG GACAGAGACCATATGTATAGGGATAGAGCTGCAGAAAGAAGAGCATTGCATGGCGGTTTTGGTGTTGGTCCAGGGCAAAAAATTTCACCTAACTCTGATGATTCTGTTCCTTTGGATGCAACTGCTGGTCCAGAGGAAGCCCTTTCTGAATCCTTGAGCAATTCGTTTGGAGCTGGTAGCTATGCCAGAAGAATCTTGGAAAACATGGGCTGGAAGGAG GGGGAGACACTTGGCTGCAGCAACAAGGGATTGATTGAACCATTGCAGGCTACGGGAAACAAAGGTTCTGCCGGACTGGGCTGGAACGATGAAAGAAGAAAGCAGACCATGTACAGTTCTAAATAA